One window of the Capsicum annuum cultivar UCD-10X-F1 unplaced genomic scaffold, UCD10Xv1.1 ctg1715, whole genome shotgun sequence genome contains the following:
- the LOC124890414 gene encoding uncharacterized protein LOC124890414 isoform X5, with amino-acid sequence MEEAAKIPLQLENKLKELLRNLTSTDFQLSSDASKEFIKLLKSETGPEYLSSYIRNSSKCIELEQAWDLRKSKTGLYFVLNLIALFFNHEYGKNRADKDHVIVSALDKFAKLIVEKRMNDLYKELNSKEAKRQRAVLSLLASIVRRSSWMAWEVAKSFDFKMPVFGRLAEWKAKKIEGKKKHHSTRKAFVGFALSFLEVGNARLLRGVLQQKDMYSGVLRGLGNDDEDTVVYVLSTLRDRVLVPDSLVPTGLRSVLFGSVTLEQLASISGRVGGGLDAELAHEVLNMVCTDPSNGLMPDLKRVPSPLRGNPKRLLGLMKKLKAGEIENHRNLLLAIVKGKPSFGSAYLDEFPYCLEDPSSRNWFASVSLAANVLSSVGDGLVFDFLDSQTQEPLTFNSPEVQNIMKCIGPRSFSRLVINKGLLHSDPLVKHGTLKLVLEVLKLLELLIGALNSVLSSQGQMIHKCESLKQDIWNAVRILLPDPQVLFSLLSSLNKFYKGLEKCLKRPANSEIGDKMSCRKKLKIDVANEDTDIIIGGFSYSPDAALPLGDEAITIGDDMDDSKDEAYFVKLVTELWSSHSSPLLDSTIEDAEVLFYAKLLNALTIYYKTMPNMLEGLFDFFKILPNNPLSLPIVLQQTLLSLLQEHVGWSSKCEIATRAHSQMYKYLFPFLDLLMFSPNRDIKDQAYILAKTSMYSTGAFDKNPKEVCLWFFFIPGYNKENMLGGAIGCDVYRKLASPVLLFLRDAVIESGNKLFYYLDLLRSSLSSIPGTKDISPNFSPFTICILDKCLTLVTAESGAISASEKSMVSSYVCNTLKYLLETQVDPLLLSSIIDWKLSERLDAPYDLDDSQCPCEWRPFNRLLHLSRKILQGTYTISSNIKEVVYTDSSFTRTVSEVQRLLKSEFDDSLVGLTIGFCCSIACTTPAEIIQNFPLMVSVSNKLLGVPLSLLMQLFFSEPGFLNDASKRWPEIFFTGLERALTRLSGGRTMDYESDAFSLFLEHAPFYVLFPAVLDIDGLNLSDQSGLQNLLLAKLSEKTSDHLLSCFRYLLFWLNQAQLSYRNEQFEGLEKLSAACFLLLSGMLEKLLAEKSNSCGPDTFIPFTTYFIEELVVTILDHPAVAAVLEYPSPISSDFAYKTIKDNVDQFVESAKPKICKMDHHVLNLVKATSEFWLSFCYGQSSSSEAYHANIHVVSSFKNVVKKLVLTFKLKMNECMKSKNLIPLVPILYALHRLIHFISPFEVLELVHWMLSVVDLEDCSVWRTSALSVGLHIAGSAFDHLAAYMSQPPEKMPLYLFWGIQQEQYDVTLYEKILLQVYDIAIRFKLDVADACLLKTVKIVKVHKAMQKQSHPFLKDMCRVVANTHVNILSHCMLKMTKRKAEILFLVADISPLHLSIFGKLFSDRMNKYVADKPCTVPPTCDFSDEEALMLLPTVILYLNSIPAKFGGQLCMFHEHIASFYWKILKQGFSIWKSYVSREIFVVEYLENQSMDDFLNLVSGSLLVDTVLAVQSFFELRGDLVKVKKRLSIFNSVCSSDFIDLLEFDLTQDGAYPVEESLNVVNRTVAKVRLCRTLLFPEKRKFPSLLKKNAEVTASEDSSILDLARIRLLNLLVQSWQLIVKRCSLNAVDFMQMEVGNHSLFRYLEVYILRNVMEITREMHDCLLNLDSLPFVEQLGKSSLLHRFNDPMTLGMLRAIISSVSEGKFSCISIIQLLLAHSQFAATIRSSHITAGHSHFGMIFTPLPSIMRSYVQFADQDAFNLKDNCKLSEECARHLELVKLLRLLFQIRARQCDMNNVKDIGINLRELVFLLLSSYGASMSAIDLEIYSLMDEINSINDLGEGSMAKLDYLWGSALLKVRKENELGETISSNLSEAEAIDDDRRIYFRENIPIDPKVCATTMLYFPHDRTVGPGILKEPKKDYTDFRYEVHNADVKKLHMYDPIFILHFSVHCLSMGFIEPLEFASLGLLGITVVSISSLDDDTRKLGYEVLGRFKSVLEKCQKRKDVMRLRLLMSYLQNGIEEPWQKISSVTAIFVAEASYVLLDPSHDHYSAISKYLMSSPSANMKGIPLFQTFFWSISTNFITERLWMLRLLYSGLNMDDDAQIYIRNAVFETLFSFYVSPTSDHESKELIVQSGRQTNQGTSELSRLTSAHFLPFKSPLPLKTGSMNCILAMHILLITSVP; translated from the exons ATGGAAGAAGCAGCAAAAATACCTCTACAGTTGGAGAATAAACTGAAAGAGCTTCTTCGTAACTTAACCTCTACAGATTTCCAACTCTCTTCCGATGCTTCAAAAGAGTTCATCAAACTTCTCAAGTCCGAAACAGGACCCGAGTATCTCAGTTCATACATTCGGAATTCATCCAAGTGTATCGAGCTTGAACAAGCTTGGGATCTTCGAAAAAGCAAAACTGGACTTTACTTTGTTCTCAATTTGATTGCTTTATTTTTCAATCATGAATACGGTAAAAACAGAGCAGATAAAGACCATGTAATAGTGAGTGCGTTAGATAAGTTTGCGAAATTAATTGTGGAAAAGAGAATGAATGATTTGTATAAAGAATTGAATAGTAAAGAGGCGAAGCGCCAACGTGCTGTGCTTTCTTTGCTGGCTTCTATAGTGAGGCGTAGTTCGTGGATGGCGTGGGAAGTGGCGAAgagttttgattttaaaatgcctGTATTTGGGAGATTAGCTGAGTGGAAAGCCAAGAAAATTGAAGGGAAGAAGAAGCATCATTCAACGAGGAAGGCTTTTGTTGGTTTTGCTCTATCGTTTTTGGAGGTTGGAAATGCTAGGTTGTTGAGAGGAGTGTTGCAGCAGAAGGATATGTACTCTGGAGTGCTTCGTGGGTTGGGAAATGATGATGAGGATACCGTGGTTTATGTGTTGTCCACTTTGCGTGATAGGGTTCTCGTTCCTGATTCATTGGTGCCCACTGGGCTTAGAAGTGTGCTCTTTGGGAGTGTAACTTTGGAGCAGCTTGCTAGCATTTCGGGACGAGTGGGTGGTGGATTGGATGCAGAGTTAGCTCATGAAGTGTTAAATATGGTATGTACTGATCCTTCGAATGGGTTGATGCCAGATTTGAAGAGGGTACCCAGTCCATTGAGAGGAAACCCGAAAAGATTATTGGGCCTTATGAAGAAGTTAAAAGCTGGAGAGATTGAGAATCACAGAAACCTGCTTTTGGCAATTGTTAAGGGGAAGCCATCTTTTGGTTCAGCTTATCTGGATGAGTTCCCATACTGTCTTGAAGACCCTTCATCCCGGAACTG GTTTGCTTCAGTTTCTTTGGCAGCAAATGTGCTCTCCtctgttggtgatggacttgtctttgattttcttgattctCAAACGCAAGAGCCGCTAACTTTTAACAGCCCAGAAGTGCAAAATATCATGAAGTGCATTGGACCACGATCCTTCTCTCGACTGGTGATTAATAAAGGTTTACTTCATTCGGATCCTCTAGTGAAACATGGAACTTTGAAGCTTGTGTTGGAGGTTCTGAAATTGTTGGAATTACTAATTGGTGCTTTAAACAGTGTGCTGTCTTCCCAGGGTCAAATGATCCACAAATGTGAATCCCTCAAGCAAGATATCTGGAATGCAGTTAGGATTTTGCTCCCTGATCCTCAAGTTCTGTTCTCGTTACTCTCTTCACTGAACAAATTTTACAAAGGTCTTGAGAAATGCTTGAAAAGACCAGCAAATTCTGAAATAGGAGATAAGATGAGCTGTAGGAAGAAGCTGAAAATTGATGTTGCAAATGAGGATACAGATATTATTATAGGGGGGTTTAGTTACTCCCCTGATGCAGCTCTGCCCCTGGGTGATGAAGCAATCACAATTGGAGATGACATGGATGATTCTAAAGATGAAGCATATTTTGTAAAGCTTGTAACAGAACTCTGGAGTTCTCATTCTTCTCCCTTGCTGGACTCTACCATAGAAGACGCAGAAGTGCTATTCTATGCCAAGTTGCTTAATGCTTTAACAATATATTAT AAAACAATGCCTAATATGTTGGAAGGattgtttgatttcttcaaaattCTGCCAAACAACCCACTGTCATTACCAATTGTGTTGCAGCAAACTCTATTATCTCTGCTCCAAGAACATGTTGGTTGGTCTTCTAAATGTGAGATAGCAACAAGAGCTCACTCACAAATGTACAAGTATTTGTTTCCATTTCTGGACTTGTTAATGTTTTCACCTAACAGAGACATTAAAGATCAAGCATACATTCTAGCAAAGACATCAATGTATAGTACTGGTGCATTTGACAAAAACCCAAAGGAAGTTTGTTTATGGTTCTTCTTTATTCCTGGGTACAACAAAGAGAACATGCTTGGAGGAGCAATAGGGTGTGATGTCTACAGAAAATTGGCCTCACCTGTTCTTCTTTTCCTACGTGATGCTGTAATTGAGTCTGGCAATAAGTTATTCTATTATTTGGACCTTTTAAGGTCTTCTTTAAGTAGCATACCGGGCACCAAAG ATATATCTCCTAATTTCAGTCCTTTCACTATCTGCATCTTGGATAAGTGCCTAACATTGGTAACTGCTGAATCTGGTGCTATTTCTGCTTCTGAGAAGTCGATGGTTTCTTCATACGTGTGCAATACCTTAAAGTATCTATTGGAGACTCAG GTGGATCCATTACTTTTATCTTCAATAATTGATTGGAAGTTGTCTGAGAGACTTGATGCTCCATATGACTTGGATGATTCTCAATGTCCATGCGAGTGGAGGCCGTTCAATAGATTGCTACATTTGTCACGGAAAATTTTGCAGGGAACTTACACGATATCTTCCAACATCAAGGAAGTCGTGTATACTGACAGTTCTTTTACCCGTACTGTTAGTGAAGTCCAAAGATTGCTTAAGAGTGAGTTCGATGATAGTCTGGTTGGATTAACCATTGGGTTTTGCTGTTCAATTGCTTGCACAACACCTGCTGAGATAATACAAAATTTCCCTTTAATGGTGTCTGTCTCGAATAAATTGCTTGGGGTTCCTCTGTCACTGTTGATGCAACTGTTTTTTTCAGAACCTGGTTTTCTGAATGATGCTTCTAAGAGATGGCCAGAAATCTTCTTCACGGGTCTGGAAAGGGCCTTAACTAGATTAAGTGGTGGGAGAACAATGGACTATGAGTCTGAtgcattttctctatttttggagCATGCACCTTTTTATGTTCTCTTTCCAGCTGTTCTGGATATTGATGGACTGAATTTGTCTGATCAATCAGGATTGCAAAACTTGCTTCTGGCAAAGCTTTCAGAGAAGACATCTGATCATCTTCTTTCCTGTTTCCGCTATTTACTGTTTTGGTTGAATCAAGCTCAGTTATCTTATAGAAATGAGCAATTCGAGGGACTTGAAAAGCTTTCCGCAGCTTGCTTCCTTCTCCTAAGTGGCATGTTAGAAAAATTGTTGGCTGAAAAATCTAATTCTTGTGGTCCAGACACCTTTATTCCTTTCACAACTTACTTTATTGAGGAGTTGGTTGTAACTATCCTTGATCACCCTGCTGTGGCAGCAGTGCTGGAGTACCCATCCCCTATTAGTAGTGATTTTGCATATAAAACAATTAAGGACAACGTAGACCAGTTTGTTGAATCAGCTAAACCGAAAATTTGCAAGATGGATCATCATGTGCTTAATTTGGTAAAAGCTACTTCTGAGTTCTGGTTGTCTTTCTGCTATGGCCAAAGCTCTTCATCTGAAGCTTACCATGCCAATATACATGTTGTAAGTTCATTCAAAAATGTGGTAAAGAAACTGGTTCTGACATTTAAGCTCAAGATGAATGAATGCATGAAGTCCAAGAACTTAATACCGTTAGTTCCTATATTATATGCTCTACATAGATTGATTCATTTCATATCTCCCTTTGAGGTGCTTGAATTGGTCCATTGGATGCTGTCTGTAGTTGACCTCGAGGATTGTTCTGTTTGGCGTACTTCAGCTCTCTCTGTTGGATTACATATTGCTGGTTCTGCATTTGATCATCTGGCGGCATACATGTCTCAGCCACCTGAAAAGATGCCTCTTTATTTGTTTTGGGGAATTCAGCAGGAACAatatgatgtcactctctatgaGAAAATCCTTTTGCAAGTATATGATATTGCCATTCGATTTAAACTTGATGTTGCCGATGCCTGTTTGCTCAAAACTGTAAAAATTGTGAAAGTACATAAAGCTATGCAGAAGCAAAGCCATCCTTTTCTTAAGGATATGTGTAGAGTTGTGGCTAATACTCATGTAAATATCCTTTCTCATTGCATGCTCAAAATGACCAAAAGAAAAGCTGAAATCTTGTTTCTTGTTGCTGATATAAGCCCCCTGCATCTATCTATATTCGGAAAGTTATTTTCAGACAGGATGAACAAATATGTGGCAGACAAGCCTTGTACAGTACCGCCAACTTGTGATTTTTCTGATGAAGAGGCACTAATGCTTCTTCCCACTGTCATCCTGTACTTAAACTCAATTCCTGCAAAATTTGGGGGCCAGCTTTGCATGTTTCATGAGCATATAGCTTCTTTTTATTGGAAAATACTCAAGCAAGGTTTCTCTATCTGGAAAAGTTATGTTTCCAGGGAGATATTTGTGGTGGAATATCTTGAGAACCAGTCAATGGATGATTTTCTGAATCTTGTCTCAGGTAGTCTTCTCGTTGATACTGTTCTTGCAGTGCAATCGTTCTTTGAATTAAGAGGCGATTTGGTGAAAGTGAAAAAACGCTTGAGTATATTCAATTCTGTTTGCTCAAGTGATTTTATTGATCTGCTGGAGTTTGATCTCACTCAAGATGGTGCTTATCCAGTTGAGGAGTCTTTGAATGTTGTCAACAGGACTGTTGCAAAAGTACGTTTGTGTAGGACACTTCTATTCCCCGAGAAGAGGAAGTTTCCGTCTCTACTGAAGAAAAACGCAGAAGTGACTGCTTCAGAAGACAGCTCCATTTTAGACTTGGCAAGAATCCGGCTTTTGAACTTGCTCGTTCAATCCTGGCAGCTTATTGTCAAGAGATGCTCTTTGAATGCTGTTGACTTCATGCAAATGGAAGTTGGAAACCATTCCTTATTTAGATATTTGGAAGTATATATTCTAAGAAATGTAATGGAAATAACAAGGGAGATGCATGATTGTCTTCTAAATTTGGATTCTCTTCCATTTGTAGAGCAACTTGGTAAGTCATCTCTTCTGCATAGGTTTAACGATCCTATGACACTGGGGATGCTCCGAGCTATTATCTCATCAGTATCTGAGGGGAAGTTCTCTTGCATTTCAATTATTCAACTATTGCTTGCACATTCTCAATTTGCAGCTACCATCCGTTCTTCACACATCACTGCTGGTCATTCTCACTTTGGGATGATATTTACTCCTTTGCCTAGCATCATGAGGTCATATGTTCAATTTGCTGATCAGGATGCCtttaatttaaaagataattgTAAACTATCTGAGGAATGTGCTCGGCATTTGGAACTTGTGAAGTTGCTTAGGTTGCTTTTCCAAATCAGGGCTCGACAATGTGATATGAATAATGTAAAAGACATTGGAATAAATTTGAGGGAACTGGTCTTCTTGCTACTATCTTCTTATGGTGCTAGTATGAGTGCAATTGACTTGGAGATATATAGCTTAATGGATGAAATCAATTCGATTAATGACTTGGGCGAAGGAAGTATGGCTAAATTGGATTACCTATGGGGTAGTGCTCTGCTGAAAGTCAGAAAAGAAAATGAACTGGGGGAGACTATCTCAAGTAATTTGAGTGAAGCTGAAGCAATTGATGACGACCGCAGAATCTACTTCAGAGAAAACATTCCCATAGACCCCAAAGTTTGTGCAACTACCATGCTTTATTTTCCACATGATAGAACAGTTGGTCCAGGCATTCTCAAAGAACCTAAAAAGGATTATACTGACTTTAGATATGAG GTACATAATGCAGATGTCAAGAAACTCCACATGTACGATCCCATTTTTATTCTGCACTTCTCAGTTCACTGTCTTTCTATGGGTTTTATTGAGCCGTTGGAGTTTGCAAGCTTAGGCTTGCTTGGGATTACTGTTGTTAGTATATCTTCACTTGATGATGACACAAGGAAACTAGGTTACGAGGTTCTTGGAAGATTCAAAAGTGTACTGGAG AAATGTCAGAAGAGGAAGGATGTGATGCGACTTCGTCTCCTGATGTCGTACTTGCAAAATGGTATAGAAGAGCCTTGGCAGAAGATTTCATCCGTAACTGCCATATTTGTTGCAGAGGCTTCTTATGTACTTTTGGATCCTTCACATGACCATTATTCAGCAATAAGTAAATATCTGATGAGCTCTCCAAGTGCAAATATGAAG GGTATTCCATTGTTCCAGACTTTTTTCTGGAGTATCTCAACTAATTTCATAACAGAGAGGTTGTGGATGCTACGTCTATTATACTCAGGATTGAATATGGACGACGATGCTCAAATATACATTAGAAATGCCGTTTTTGAGACACTTTTCAGTTTCTATGTTTCTCCTActtctgatcatgaatcaaagGAGTTGATTGTTCAG TCAGGGAGACAAACAAATCAAGGGACCAGTGAACTGTCACGATTGACCTCAGCACATTTTCTTCCTTTCAAATCACCTCTACCATTGAAAACCGGATCTATGAATTGCATTTTAGCTATGCATATTCTGTTGATAACCTCAGTGCCATAA